A single window of Desulfovibrio desulfuricans DNA harbors:
- a CDS encoding NADH-quinone oxidoreductase subunit C: MESLEIARLLREAFPQEVLDIQEFRGQAAVLLRHGRILDVLVYAREHFDMMHLRSLCGVDNSRRKQEGLGAFEVVYNLYSVNQRIALRLRVQLDDPDAGIDSAVPLWPVANWLEREVFDLMGIHFKGHPDLRRILLPDDWQGHPLRKAYPVRIPSRGVPEWSGLTELREHARAADALSWQGGEKHE; this comes from the coding sequence ATGGAGTCCCTGGAGATAGCGCGTCTGCTGCGTGAGGCTTTTCCGCAGGAAGTGCTCGACATACAGGAGTTTCGCGGGCAGGCGGCAGTGCTGCTGCGTCACGGTCGCATCCTTGATGTGCTGGTCTACGCCAGGGAGCATTTTGACATGATGCACCTGCGCTCGCTCTGCGGGGTGGACAACAGCCGCCGCAAGCAGGAGGGCCTTGGCGCGTTTGAGGTCGTCTACAACCTGTATTCCGTGAATCAGCGCATTGCCCTGCGTCTGCGCGTCCAACTGGACGATCCCGATGCGGGCATTGATTCCGCAGTGCCCTTGTGGCCTGTGGCCAACTGGCTTGAGCGCGAAGTCTTTGACCTCATGGGCATACACTTCAAGGGGCACCCTGACCTGCGCCGCATTCTGCTGCCGGATGACTGGCAGGGGCACCCCCTGCGCAAGGCCTATCCTGTGCGCATCCCCTCGCGTGGCGTGCCTGAGTGGTCTGGTCTGACCGAACTGCGCGAACACGCCAGGGCGGCGGACGCCCTGAGCTGGCAGGGGGGAGAAAAGCATGAGTGA
- the nuoD gene encoding NADH dehydrogenase (quinone) subunit D — protein MSEIRKQSIECPVRHGQPVGRQNVQELLGRELPEDADNFDCFDESDEDRTSLRLGPQHPATHGVLRLDLELEGETILSCDPQVGYLHRGFEKMAETFTYAQALTLTDRLDYIAAMSNNTGYCLAVEKLLGVQAPLRARYIRTIACEMSRLCSHLLWLATHALDIGAMTVFLYCFREREMLLDLFEDLCGARLTLTYPRIGGVRQDVTGRFMDGLQDFLNIFPKRILEYETLLDTNRIWLQRTVGVGVLNGKEALALGLTGACLRGSGVDYDVRKHEPYDAYDLVDFEVPLGSDGDIYARYRCRMEEMRQSVRILQQCVDQLPPGATLAADAPDLLMPYRAWRSEAETALFGGSLRQVMHDNNIYMPGDVYVATEAPKGELGFYFVSDGSSRPYRMHVRGPSFIHIGALASIAPGGLIADLIANIGSMDVVLGESDR, from the coding sequence ATGAGTGAAATCCGCAAGCAGAGCATTGAATGCCCCGTGCGTCACGGTCAGCCTGTGGGGCGTCAGAACGTGCAGGAATTGCTGGGCAGGGAACTGCCCGAAGACGCTGACAACTTTGACTGCTTTGACGAAAGCGACGAGGACCGTACCAGCCTGCGCCTCGGGCCGCAGCACCCTGCCACGCACGGCGTGTTGCGCCTCGACCTTGAGCTTGAGGGTGAAACCATTTTGAGCTGCGACCCGCAGGTGGGGTATCTGCACCGCGGCTTTGAAAAAATGGCCGAAACCTTCACCTACGCGCAGGCCCTCACCCTCACCGACCGGCTGGACTACATCGCCGCCATGTCCAACAACACGGGTTACTGCCTTGCGGTGGAAAAGCTGCTGGGCGTGCAGGCTCCGCTGCGGGCGCGTTACATCCGCACCATCGCCTGCGAGATGTCGCGTCTGTGCTCGCATCTGCTCTGGCTTGCCACCCACGCGCTGGATATCGGGGCCATGACCGTGTTTCTGTACTGCTTCCGCGAGCGCGAAATGCTGCTGGATCTTTTTGAAGACCTCTGCGGCGCGCGCCTCACCCTGACGTATCCGCGCATTGGCGGTGTGCGGCAGGACGTGACAGGGCGCTTCATGGACGGCTTGCAGGATTTTCTCAATATCTTCCCCAAGCGCATACTTGAGTACGAAACCCTGCTTGATACCAACCGTATCTGGTTGCAGCGCACGGTGGGCGTTGGCGTGCTGAACGGCAAGGAAGCCCTGGCCCTGGGCCTCACCGGGGCCTGCCTGCGCGGCTCGGGCGTGGATTACGATGTGCGCAAGCACGAACCCTACGATGCCTATGATCTGGTGGATTTTGAAGTGCCGCTGGGCAGCGATGGCGATATTTACGCCCGCTACCGCTGCCGCATGGAAGAAATGCGCCAGTCTGTGCGCATTCTGCAACAGTGCGTGGATCAGCTCCCCCCCGGCGCGACCCTCGCGGCAGACGCCCCCGATCTGCTCATGCCCTACAGGGCGTGGCGCAGCGAGGCTGAAACAGCGCTTTTTGGCGGCAGCCTGCGGCAGGTCATGCACGACAACAATATCTACATGCCCGGCGATGTGTACGTAGCCACGGAGGCTCCCAAGGGCGAGCTTGGCTTCTACTTTGTGAGCGACGGCAGCAGCAGGCCTTACCGCATGCATGTGCGCGGCCCGTCGTTTATCCATATCGGCGCGCTGGCAAGCATTGCCCCGGGCGGGCTTATTGCCGACCTCATCGCCAATATCGGCAGCATGGACGTGGTGCTGGGAGAATCTGACCGGTAA
- a CDS encoding NADH-quinone oxidoreductase subunit J family protein, whose amino-acid sequence MTGLLTEASLNRAQVHCGGGTVFGEIFFLYCAFVITVCGVLAISLRNPIHCVLLVLLLFFHMAAVYLTLQAEFLAAIQIIVYAGAILVMYLFVLFLVNLQRELRLPALTPKPIVGYALAAALCGGMLWGVAGFVPGGKGQWPLEALREVTHTKALSRELFTNHFLSLEIAGVLLLVALVAALTLARRQPVCTPAPAQAENKARPCVIGNKDQGGAA is encoded by the coding sequence ATGACAGGCCTCCTTACCGAGGCATCCCTGAACAGAGCGCAAGTCCACTGCGGAGGTGGAACGGTGTTTGGTGAAATATTTTTTCTATACTGCGCCTTTGTCATAACCGTGTGCGGCGTGCTGGCTATCAGCCTGCGCAATCCCATTCACTGCGTGCTGTTGGTGCTGCTGCTGTTCTTCCACATGGCGGCGGTCTACCTGACCTTGCAGGCGGAATTTCTGGCAGCCATACAGATCATCGTCTATGCCGGGGCCATTTTGGTCATGTACCTCTTTGTGCTCTTTCTGGTGAACCTGCAACGCGAGTTGCGGCTGCCGGCCCTGACCCCAAAACCCATTGTGGGCTACGCGCTGGCCGCTGCCCTGTGCGGCGGCATGCTCTGGGGCGTGGCTGGCTTTGTACCGGGCGGCAAGGGCCAATGGCCCCTGGAAGCCCTGCGCGAGGTCACGCACACCAAGGCCTTGAGCCGCGAGCTGTTCACCAACCATTTTCTTTCGCTGGAAATCGCGGGCGTGCTGCTGCTGGTGGCTCTGGTAGCTGCCCTGACCCTTGCGCGCAGGCAGCCGGTGTGCACACCCGCCCCGGCGCAGGCCGAAAACAAGGCCCGCCCCTGCGTGATCGGCAACAAAGACCAAGGAGGCGCGGCGTGA
- the nuoH gene encoding NADH-quinone oxidoreductase subunit NuoH, which produces MNVLVIVLQLLVLLVVVLLHVAYATYFERKVIGHMQMRMGPTRVGWLGLLQPIADGIKSFFKEDIIPSAADKPIFMLAPIICLVPAFASLAILPWAEGWALSNINIGLLFVFAMSSLGGYGVVLAGWASNSKFSFLGGLRASAQVISYEIAMGLSLVGVMLLSGSLNLGDIVAAQGDSFFGMFAFRQCIGFFIFCVAMLAETNRVPFDLPEAESELVSGYCTEYSGMRYALFFMAEYTSMFVMATVGVVCFLGGWRGPVEVGFFPPFWLVLKVYGVMFFFFWVRATLPRYRYDQLMALGWKVLIPLALFNIVITALGKALAS; this is translated from the coding sequence ATGAATGTTCTGGTAATTGTGCTGCAACTTCTCGTGCTTCTGGTGGTCGTGCTGCTGCATGTGGCCTACGCCACATACTTTGAGCGCAAGGTCATCGGCCATATGCAGATGCGCATGGGCCCCACCCGCGTGGGCTGGCTCGGCTTGCTGCAACCCATCGCGGACGGCATCAAGAGCTTTTTCAAGGAAGACATCATCCCATCCGCGGCAGACAAGCCCATCTTCATGCTTGCTCCCATCATCTGTCTGGTGCCCGCCTTTGCCTCGCTGGCAATACTGCCGTGGGCCGAGGGCTGGGCTTTGTCCAACATCAATATCGGCCTGCTTTTTGTGTTCGCCATGAGCTCCCTTGGCGGCTACGGGGTCGTGCTGGCGGGTTGGGCCTCAAACTCCAAGTTCAGCTTTCTGGGCGGGCTGCGGGCCTCGGCACAGGTGATCAGTTATGAAATCGCCATGGGCCTCAGCCTTGTGGGCGTGATGCTGCTCTCCGGTTCGCTCAATCTGGGCGACATCGTGGCCGCGCAGGGCGATTCGTTTTTTGGCATGTTCGCCTTCCGCCAGTGCATTGGCTTTTTTATCTTTTGCGTTGCCATGCTGGCGGAAACCAACCGCGTGCCCTTTGATCTGCCCGAGGCGGAAAGCGAGCTTGTTTCTGGATACTGCACGGAATACAGCGGCATGCGCTACGCCCTGTTTTTCATGGCCGAATACACGTCCATGTTTGTGATGGCCACGGTGGGCGTGGTCTGTTTTCTGGGGGGGTGGCGCGGCCCGGTTGAGGTGGGCTTTTTCCCGCCGTTCTGGTTGGTGCTCAAGGTGTACGGCGTCATGTTTTTCTTTTTCTGGGTGCGGGCCACGCTGCCGCGTTACCGCTATGACCAGCTCATGGCCCTTGGCTGGAAGGTGCTTATCCCCCTGGCGCTCTTCAATATTGTGATTACCGCCCTGGGCAAGGCCCTAGCCTCTTGA
- the nuoI gene encoding NADH-quinone oxidoreductase subunit NuoI — MQIQYKAPRNWLQTLLQTEIAQGMALTLRRMFNRPITRQYPEEKPVVAAGFRGRHALVRDAATGESRCVACMRCARVCPSHCIRIRWSRAADNSRVVDAYNIDALRCIFCGYCAEVCPVNAIVLTEVYAYAANGRSAFKFDKQALLDNWDEFAAQKGDMKGYANPLCRPRNMPEGALAHAKRVAVDAEWSGAEQWVGKNHRATHAQGAEPNPSAPGHGQAHQDGAAQ; from the coding sequence ATGCAGATTCAGTACAAAGCGCCTCGCAACTGGCTGCAAACCCTGTTGCAGACGGAAATAGCCCAGGGCATGGCCCTGACCTTGCGGCGCATGTTCAACCGCCCCATCACGCGGCAGTACCCGGAAGAAAAACCAGTGGTCGCCGCGGGTTTTCGCGGGCGGCACGCCCTGGTGCGCGATGCCGCAACCGGCGAGAGCCGTTGCGTTGCCTGTATGCGCTGTGCGCGGGTATGCCCCTCGCACTGCATACGCATCCGCTGGAGCCGCGCCGCAGATAACAGCCGCGTGGTGGATGCCTACAACATCGACGCCCTGCGCTGCATTTTTTGCGGCTACTGCGCGGAGGTCTGCCCGGTGAACGCCATTGTGCTGACGGAAGTCTATGCCTACGCGGCCAACGGGCGTTCGGCCTTCAAGTTTGACAAGCAGGCCCTGCTGGACAACTGGGACGAATTTGCAGCGCAGAAGGGCGACATGAAAGGCTATGCGAACCCCCTGTGCCGCCCCCGCAACATGCCAGAAGGCGCGCTTGCGCATGCCAAACGGGTGGCGGTGGATGCGGAATGGAGCGGAGCGGAACAGTGGGTGGGCAAGAATCACCGCGCTACGCATGCGCAAGGCGCAGAGCCGAATCCGAGCGCGCCCGGCCATGGTCAGGCGCATCAGGACGGTGCTGCGCAATGA